The genomic region TCAATGTGACGACCTTCCCGGGCTTGCACCGACTTCCCGACTTCGGCGACACGTCGACGATCCGCTCTCCCCGCCCGACCAGATGCGGGAGCAGCCCCGCCTCTCTCAAGACCTTCCTTCCAAGGCTCGGAGGCAGGCCCTCGAGCGGAGGGACCGTCGACTCCGGCTCGTCCTTTCCCGCCACCCAGTTCTGCTTCTCCCCCCCCTTCTCCATCGGGCGCGCCTCGAGCCGGTCGACATCCTCCAGGATCCTCGCGAAAACAGGGGCCGCCACCGAGCCTCCCCAGATCGAGGAACGCGGCTCGTCGATGACGACGAGGCAGACCCAGCGCGGGGCGTCGTAGGGAGCGAAGCCGACGAAGGAGGCGACATAGCGTTCGGTGCTGTAGAGCCCTTCCTGGCGGATATACTTCTGCGCGGTCCCGGTCTTTCCCGCCGAGAAGAGCCCCTCGACCTCCGCCTTGCTGCCGGTTCCGTCGGTCACGACCCGCCTCAGCATCGAGCGAAGCGTCGCGGCCGTTTCGGCGGTCAGCACCCGGCGGACGATCTCGGGTTCCCGTCTTTCTCGCACCTCGCCGTCCGCTTCCCGGATCTCTCGGACCAGGTAGGGCTTCATCAGCAACCCGCCGTTGGCCACGGCCGCGTAGGCCATTGCAAGCTGGAGGGCCGT from Candidatus Eisenbacteria bacterium harbors:
- a CDS encoding PASTA domain-containing protein, whose product is AGDQEFYRMERLLGFGVPTGVEIPGEERGRIPDPSTWSSRSLVTQAFGQEISCTALQLAMAYAAVANGGLLMKPYLVREIREADGEVRERREPEIVRRVLTAETAATLRSMLRRVVTDGTGSKAEVEGLFSAGKTGTAQKYIRQEGLYSTERYVASFVGFAPYDAPRWVCLVVIDEPRSSIWGGSVAAPVFARILEDVDRLEARPMEKGGEKQNWVAGKDEPESTVPPLEGLPPSLGRKVLREAGLLPHLVGRGERIVDVSPKSGSRCKPGKVVTLILSDEDSLGAGKGVPNLLGLSLRDACVRARWHRLEIDARGSGWVIEQSPEPGSTTGPAGRLVLWLSSDSCRAYGAGVPEGN